One Sinobacterium caligoides genomic window carries:
- a CDS encoding YjaG family protein, with protein sequence MNKKPAPRASKSRITSELRRTVLLAAAVCQRSYPNYQLFCQVSEFTDAVALRNILNVVWEWLLVDGAKINFELQAEKLEVITPDADDFDMFGVYPAIDACVVLNSALNCVLEGEGESYRREVLAVSRGAIEGFLEMQQIAPEDSELIEANEYLLDTILQLPDAELKSATVIRELRKLAINDGVSNLGISAE encoded by the coding sequence GTGAATAAAAAGCCCGCGCCACGCGCCAGTAAGTCTCGTATTACGTCTGAGCTTCGACGCACTGTTTTATTGGCGGCGGCGGTCTGTCAGCGCTCTTACCCAAACTACCAGCTCTTCTGCCAGGTGAGTGAGTTTACCGACGCAGTGGCGCTACGCAATATACTGAATGTGGTTTGGGAATGGCTATTAGTCGATGGCGCGAAAATTAATTTCGAGCTGCAAGCTGAGAAGCTCGAGGTGATTACCCCCGATGCCGACGATTTCGATATGTTTGGTGTGTACCCCGCCATTGATGCCTGTGTGGTGCTGAACTCTGCGCTCAACTGTGTGTTAGAGGGGGAGGGTGAGAGCTATCGTCGAGAGGTGTTGGCCGTATCGCGCGGTGCGATTGAGGGTTTTCTAGAGATGCAGCAAATTGCGCCAGAAGATTCTGAATTGATTGAGGCGAATGAATACCTGCTCGATACGATTTTGCAGTTGCCCGATGCTGAGCTGAAGTCGGCGACAGTCATTCGTGAACTGCGAAAGTTGGCGATTAATGACGGTGTCAGTAATCTAGGAATTAGTGCGGAGTAA
- a CDS encoding MOSC domain-containing protein: MMADVIVSELYIHPVKSLRGIAVDSIELDKFGAKYDRRWMVVDPDGQFITQRQHSEMTKISTAIEDGQLTLRDDNGEIQVAEANANVEMQVKVWGDTVIAQDCGDEVAQWLEQRLAVVCRLVYIADHIDRIVAPAYSDGQQTVGFADGFPLMVISQASLDDLNGRLEEKVTMSRFRPNIVVGGCEPFAEDSWSSLKHERVNFTVAKPCSRCSIPSLDPLTGERHATLNRVLASYRRRDRAIYFGQNLTFDALTKIQRGDRLVVSTVDSELS, encoded by the coding sequence ATGATGGCAGATGTTATTGTTTCGGAGCTCTATATCCACCCCGTGAAATCACTCAGGGGGATTGCTGTAGACTCGATTGAGCTGGACAAGTTTGGCGCTAAGTATGACCGTCGTTGGATGGTTGTGGATCCAGATGGGCAGTTTATCACCCAGCGTCAGCACTCTGAGATGACAAAGATAAGCACCGCTATCGAGGACGGCCAGCTGACGTTGCGCGACGATAACGGAGAAATACAGGTTGCCGAAGCAAACGCTAATGTTGAGATGCAGGTGAAGGTTTGGGGCGATACCGTCATTGCACAAGATTGTGGTGACGAGGTCGCGCAGTGGTTGGAGCAGCGTTTAGCGGTCGTTTGTCGCCTGGTGTATATCGCCGACCATATCGACCGTATTGTTGCCCCGGCTTATAGCGATGGCCAGCAGACTGTTGGCTTTGCTGACGGTTTTCCCTTGATGGTGATTTCGCAGGCGTCGTTAGATGACTTGAATGGACGGCTGGAGGAAAAAGTAACGATGAGCCGTTTTCGGCCCAACATCGTCGTTGGTGGTTGTGAGCCTTTTGCCGAAGATAGTTGGTCCAGTCTTAAGCATGAGCGAGTGAACTTTACGGTAGCGAAGCCTTGTTCTCGCTGCTCTATTCCCTCTTTGGATCCGTTGACGGGGGAGCGCCATGCAACCTTGAATAGAGTGTTAGCTTCTTATCGACGTCGTGATAGGGCGATTTACTTTGGGCAAAACCTAACCTTCGATGCGTTGACGAAAATCCAACGTGGCGATCGTTTAGTCGTGTCTACCGTCGATAGTGAGCTTAGCTAA
- a CDS encoding glutaredoxin family protein, producing MLPLYLYTTLGCHLCELAECELSSLLARYQVELVHVEVADDDRLLAFYGERIPVIRLEGHSVELGWPFDTALAEQYLQAMLQASST from the coding sequence GTGCTACCGCTTTATTTATATACCACGTTAGGCTGCCATCTCTGCGAGCTGGCAGAGTGTGAGCTATCCTCGCTATTAGCTCGCTATCAGGTGGAACTGGTTCATGTCGAGGTTGCGGACGATGATCGATTACTGGCGTTCTATGGTGAGCGCATTCCCGTCATTCGCCTAGAAGGGCATAGTGTCGAACTTGGCTGGCCTTTTGATACGGCTCTGGCTGAGCAGTACCTACAGGCCATGCTGCAAGCATCTTCAACTTAG
- a CDS encoding type IV pilin protein, with protein MNRQKAQGFTLMELMVVIAIIGILAAVAFPSYQAHAREARRVDGMSMLSEVMQAQERHFASNLSYTENLIQLDYAAAPSSAEGYYVITAAACGGGLTACVNLTATPQGDQVADGDLTLNSLGVRTGAGWD; from the coding sequence ATGAATAGGCAGAAAGCCCAGGGCTTTACTTTAATGGAGCTGATGGTGGTCATCGCCATCATCGGTATTCTTGCTGCGGTGGCATTTCCGAGTTATCAAGCACACGCGCGTGAGGCGCGTCGTGTCGATGGCATGTCAATGCTTTCAGAGGTGATGCAGGCACAAGAGCGTCATTTTGCCAGTAACCTGAGTTACACGGAGAATCTGATTCAGTTGGACTATGCTGCTGCGCCGAGTTCTGCAGAGGGCTATTATGTGATTACCGCGGCTGCCTGTGGAGGGGGCCTGACCGCCTGTGTCAACTTAACGGCGACTCCACAGGGTGATCAAGTCGCTGATGGTGATTTAACGTTGAACAGTCTCGGTGTGCGCACGGGAGCGGGCTGGGACTAA
- a CDS encoding AMP-binding protein codes for MEIDRKGLGEAMVLDYLSRNDKAFAVQDGVNQIDFPTLVERSYRVYSLLRKCGVGPGDHVALLLDNRYENVEIMLGVLLSGAWLTPINWHLAPPEVEYIVADSAATTLFYSASLFEQKLSGSAVLEQLRLAIDLEADYPSKLAEVSLTKPAAADTAGGLMIYTSGTTGYPKGVKRVAADCLETMLSNMRQGGHHVGLDGEGVHLVTGPMYHAAPALYAIYDLLNGASLYLMQKFDVREALVLIERYGVTHTHWVPTMFVRLLKLPLAERQLHDCSSLRLVLHGAAPISASVKQQMIEAWGTILVEYWGGTEGGVTTLVDSEAWLRCPGTVGQALPQFEVFSVDKQGQRLGANEIGLLYARHRDMPRVFEYHGDAEKTAAAHLSCGAFTLGDLGRVDDDGYVYLSDRRSNLIISGGVNIYPAEIEAVLIDHPAVADAGVFGVPDDEWGEQVVAVIQPMPEGVGEGLQDELMAHCRQLLAAYKLPRQVYMTSKLPRTPAGKLYLRRIRDQYPPRG; via the coding sequence ATGGAAATAGACCGCAAAGGTCTGGGTGAAGCTATGGTTTTGGATTATCTGTCACGGAATGACAAGGCGTTTGCTGTACAGGATGGCGTTAATCAAATCGACTTTCCTACCTTAGTCGAGCGCAGTTATCGTGTTTATAGTCTGTTACGTAAGTGCGGCGTTGGCCCGGGTGATCACGTGGCGCTGTTACTCGACAACCGCTATGAAAATGTCGAAATTATGCTGGGGGTGCTGCTCAGTGGTGCCTGGCTGACGCCGATCAATTGGCATTTGGCACCGCCTGAGGTCGAATATATTGTCGCCGACTCTGCGGCAACGACACTGTTCTACAGCGCTTCATTATTCGAGCAGAAGCTCAGTGGCTCTGCGGTACTTGAACAGCTAAGACTGGCTATTGACCTCGAGGCGGATTATCCATCAAAGCTAGCGGAAGTGAGCCTGACAAAGCCGGCTGCCGCTGATACAGCTGGCGGTTTGATGATCTATACCAGTGGCACGACAGGTTACCCGAAGGGCGTTAAACGGGTTGCAGCGGATTGTCTTGAGACGATGTTAAGCAATATGCGTCAGGGGGGCCATCACGTTGGCCTCGATGGTGAGGGCGTTCACCTGGTGACGGGGCCGATGTATCACGCCGCGCCGGCACTTTATGCGATTTACGATTTGCTCAACGGTGCCAGCCTTTACTTGATGCAGAAGTTTGACGTGCGCGAGGCGCTGGTGTTGATTGAGCGCTACGGAGTAACGCACACACACTGGGTGCCGACGATGTTTGTGCGTCTGTTGAAGCTACCGCTGGCGGAGCGTCAACTTCATGACTGCAGTAGCCTACGTCTTGTCTTGCACGGCGCAGCCCCTATTTCGGCATCGGTTAAGCAGCAGATGATAGAGGCTTGGGGGACGATACTGGTTGAGTATTGGGGGGGGACTGAAGGTGGCGTCACAACGTTAGTCGACAGTGAGGCGTGGCTTCGTTGCCCGGGAACGGTGGGGCAGGCGTTACCACAATTTGAGGTCTTTAGTGTTGATAAGCAGGGACAGCGGCTTGGCGCTAACGAGATTGGCCTGTTATATGCGCGCCACAGAGATATGCCGCGTGTCTTTGAGTACCACGGGGATGCTGAGAAGACGGCCGCGGCACATCTTTCTTGTGGTGCCTTTACCCTTGGTGATCTTGGTCGCGTTGATGATGACGGTTATGTCTACCTATCTGATCGTCGCTCTAACTTGATTATATCCGGTGGCGTAAACATCTACCCGGCGGAGATTGAGGCGGTGTTAATTGATCACCCTGCTGTCGCCGATGCGGGTGTCTTTGGGGTGCCGGATGACGAATGGGGGGAGCAGGTTGTCGCCGTCATTCAGCCGATGCCAGAGGGGGTGGGGGAAGGCTTGCAGGATGAGCTGATGGCTCATTGTCGGCAGCTATTGGCAGCCTATAAGCTACCTCGGCAGGTGTATATGACGTCAAAGCTGCCCCGCACGCCAGCAGGTAAGCTCTACCTACGGCGTATTCGTGATCAATACCCGCCTCGCGGTTAA
- a CDS encoding TrmH family RNA methyltransferase — MSKNRYQGDSDSYLAKKSQLASLITVYGRNPVFEALNDRSMSIAKLHLADSNRPSKAVQEMIDIAERRGIEVLYHERKALSRISKNGKQDQGVALDIQCPLYRSANELLKKELPARILAVDGITNPQNLGMIIRSACAGNIDALLLSTGKGNVTLSPLVIKASAGTLFKMPIYHCHNLAEGLTELKQHGADICTLSSYAKTTLFDYRPAKSAVYVLGNETEGVSKSVEAVATVGLNIPMNRGVESLNVAVTGALIAFLP; from the coding sequence ATGAGTAAAAATCGCTACCAGGGCGACAGCGACAGCTATCTTGCCAAAAAATCTCAGCTCGCCAGCCTCATCACCGTCTATGGTCGCAACCCTGTCTTCGAGGCGCTGAACGACCGCTCGATGAGTATTGCCAAGCTGCACCTTGCCGATAGCAACCGTCCCTCCAAGGCCGTGCAGGAGATGATCGATATCGCGGAGCGTCGTGGCATCGAGGTGCTCTACCACGAGCGTAAAGCGCTCTCACGCATCTCCAAAAACGGTAAACAAGATCAGGGCGTCGCCCTCGACATCCAGTGTCCGCTGTACCGCAGCGCCAATGAGCTGCTCAAAAAAGAGCTGCCGGCACGTATCCTTGCCGTTGACGGTATCACCAACCCGCAGAACCTCGGCATGATCATCCGCTCAGCCTGCGCCGGCAATATCGACGCACTGCTACTATCGACCGGTAAGGGGAATGTGACACTCTCTCCCCTGGTCATTAAAGCTAGCGCTGGCACGCTCTTTAAGATGCCTATCTACCACTGCCACAACCTCGCAGAAGGCCTTACCGAGCTCAAGCAACACGGTGCCGATATCTGCACACTGTCCTCTTACGCCAAGACCACCCTGTTTGACTATCGACCGGCTAAATCGGCTGTCTATGTCCTTGGTAACGAAACTGAAGGCGTCTCGAAGAGTGTCGAAGCTGTCGCCACCGTCGGCCTCAATATCCCGATGAACCGGGGCGTCGAGTCACTCAACGTCGCCGTCACCGGCGCGCTCATCGCCTTCCTACCCTAG
- the can gene encoding carbonate dehydratase: MPNIDELFRNNSQWAAAIKEDNPDFFKKLSKQQSPKYLWIGCSDSRVPANEIVGLLPGELFVHRNVANVVTHTDLNCLSVIQYAVEYLKVEHIAVVGHYGCGGVAASMEDNELGLIDNWLRNIKDIYHRNLDEVSAAGSKQDQINRMCELNVIEQVGHVCHTTIVQNAWKRGQKLEVHGWIYGLSDGMLKSLGKRISGKDQIPETYRIS; encoded by the coding sequence ATGCCTAATATTGATGAGCTGTTTCGCAATAACAGTCAGTGGGCCGCGGCCATTAAAGAAGATAACCCCGATTTTTTTAAGAAACTATCGAAGCAACAGAGCCCAAAGTATTTGTGGATCGGCTGTTCGGATAGCCGGGTACCCGCCAATGAAATTGTTGGTTTGCTACCGGGCGAGTTATTTGTTCACCGCAACGTAGCCAACGTTGTCACTCATACCGACCTTAACTGCCTATCCGTCATTCAATATGCCGTAGAGTACTTGAAGGTCGAGCATATCGCTGTTGTCGGGCACTATGGTTGTGGCGGTGTGGCGGCGTCGATGGAAGATAACGAGCTGGGTCTGATCGATAACTGGTTGCGTAATATTAAAGATATTTACCACCGTAACCTCGACGAGGTGTCGGCAGCAGGGTCTAAGCAAGACCAGATTAATCGCATGTGTGAACTTAATGTGATCGAGCAGGTCGGGCATGTTTGTCATACCACCATTGTGCAGAATGCTTGGAAGCGCGGCCAGAAGCTAGAGGTCCACGGCTGGATTTACGGTTTGAGTGACGGTATGTTGAAAAGCTTGGGTAAACGAATTAGCGGTAAAGATCAGATTCCAGAAACCTATCGGATCTCTTAA
- a CDS encoding SPOR domain-containing protein, whose product MVAKVIFISGICGLLGLMAGCSSNTSNPPPAETSDWQCRANSNGHWQCGQGKMTTNTTVTATQPSATVYTDTSASASASASASASASASASEGEPKLAASANSTALKISHLNDAPDNYYVVQLGALSKQKSLTTYLQLYADYQPLVLPSNHLFLVIENIYPDYASAQRAVANYPVAKGVGQPWIRRVSELRKSLR is encoded by the coding sequence ATGGTAGCCAAAGTCATATTCATTAGCGGTATCTGCGGTCTTCTAGGCCTGATGGCAGGCTGCAGTAGTAACACTTCGAATCCCCCCCCTGCTGAAACCAGCGATTGGCAGTGCCGCGCCAATAGCAACGGCCACTGGCAGTGCGGGCAAGGCAAAATGACAACAAACACAACCGTTACAGCCACTCAGCCAAGCGCAACCGTCTATACCGATACCAGTGCCAGTGCCAGTGCCAGTGCCAGTGCCAGTGCCAGTGCCAGTGCCAGTGCCAGTGAAGGCGAGCCTAAGCTAGCTGCCAGCGCTAACTCAACAGCCCTGAAAATCAGCCACCTCAACGATGCCCCTGACAATTATTACGTGGTACAACTAGGCGCCCTTTCCAAGCAAAAATCACTCACTACCTATTTACAGCTCTATGCCGACTATCAGCCTTTAGTGCTACCTAGCAATCACCTATTCCTGGTGATAGAGAACATCTACCCAGACTATGCCAGCGCCCAACGCGCCGTTGCCAACTACCCTGTCGCGAAAGGGGTCGGACAGCCTTGGATACGCCGCGTTAGTGAGCTGCGAAAAAGCTTACGTTAA
- a CDS encoding TatD family hydrolase → MYIDIGLNLCNQQFDKDREKVIERALEHQVTKMLLTGTSLSSSLDVLQLCEQQPDHFWATAGIHPHDASSLTADSWPELFELMQQDKVVAIGETGLDFNRNFSTPSEQQSSFEQHIEAAITLQKPLFLHERDAGARMLEMLRCHRDQLANAVVHCFTADKETLYGYLDLDLYIGITGWICDERRGLELQKLVREIPENRLLLETDAPYLLPRDLKAAQRPAGFTAKTRRNEPCLLPHVAAAVAEHTGRSLEAIATQTSLNAERIFTLR, encoded by the coding sequence TTGTATATTGATATCGGGCTCAACCTTTGTAATCAACAATTCGATAAAGACAGAGAAAAAGTTATCGAGCGGGCCCTCGAACACCAAGTCACCAAGATGCTGCTGACGGGAACGAGCCTTAGCTCAAGCCTCGACGTTCTGCAGCTATGCGAGCAACAACCCGATCATTTCTGGGCCACAGCAGGTATACACCCCCACGACGCCAGCAGCTTAACCGCTGACAGCTGGCCTGAATTGTTCGAACTGATGCAACAAGATAAAGTCGTTGCTATCGGCGAGACCGGGCTCGACTTTAATCGTAATTTCTCCACACCGAGCGAGCAGCAGAGTAGTTTTGAGCAGCATATCGAAGCGGCCATCACACTTCAAAAGCCTCTCTTTCTTCACGAGCGAGACGCCGGTGCGCGCATGCTAGAGATGCTGCGCTGTCACCGAGACCAATTAGCCAACGCCGTCGTACACTGTTTCACCGCTGATAAAGAGACGCTCTACGGCTACCTCGACCTCGATCTCTATATCGGCATCACTGGTTGGATCTGTGATGAGCGCCGTGGCCTCGAGCTGCAAAAGCTAGTGAGAGAGATACCGGAAAACCGCCTATTATTAGAGACAGACGCCCCCTACCTTCTGCCGCGAGACCTCAAGGCGGCGCAGCGTCCAGCAGGCTTCACCGCCAAAACCCGTCGCAACGAACCCTGCCTACTGCCCCATGTTGCCGCAGCCGTCGCCGAGCACACCGGCCGTAGCCTGGAGGCCATTGCCACGCAAACCAGCCTTAACGCAGAGCGAATTTTCACCCTGCGTTAA
- the cysK gene encoding cysteine synthase A codes for MSNIFADNSLSIGNTPLIKLNRIAEGATIYAKIESRNPANSIKCRIGANMIWRAEQDGTLKPGTTLVEPTSGNTGIALAFVAASRGYKLVLTMPNTMSLERRQLMTALGAELVLTDGAKGMNGAIEKAAEIVANNSDHYMLQQFDNPANPEIHEKTTGPEIWQDTDGEIDILVSGVGTGGTISGISRYIKQSQGKAITSVAVEPTSSNMIRAALNGDEPSHAPHKIQGIGAGFIPKNLDLSVVDQCLAVDNDAAIAMAHRLMKEEGILAGISSGAAVAAALELANKPENNGKTIVVILPDSGERYLSTALFEGQFSEQETVQ; via the coding sequence ATGAGCAATATTTTTGCAGATAACAGCCTAAGTATCGGTAATACACCGCTAATCAAGCTAAACCGTATCGCCGAAGGCGCGACTATTTACGCCAAGATCGAGTCACGTAACCCGGCCAACAGCATCAAGTGTCGTATCGGCGCCAACATGATCTGGCGTGCGGAGCAAGATGGTACGCTCAAGCCCGGCACCACCCTGGTTGAACCGACCAGCGGCAATACCGGTATCGCCCTCGCCTTTGTCGCCGCCTCACGGGGTTACAAGCTGGTGCTCACCATGCCTAACACCATGAGCCTCGAACGTCGCCAACTGATGACGGCGCTTGGTGCCGAGCTGGTGCTAACTGATGGTGCGAAGGGGATGAACGGCGCCATCGAGAAAGCTGCCGAGATCGTCGCTAACAACAGCGACCATTACATGCTGCAGCAATTCGACAACCCGGCGAACCCGGAAATTCACGAGAAAACCACCGGCCCAGAGATCTGGCAAGACACCGACGGCGAGATCGACATCTTGGTTAGCGGCGTCGGCACCGGCGGTACTATCTCGGGTATCTCCCGCTACATCAAGCAGAGCCAGGGTAAGGCGATCACATCTGTCGCCGTGGAGCCAACGTCATCGAATATGATTCGTGCTGCACTGAACGGTGACGAGCCGAGCCACGCCCCTCACAAGATTCAGGGCATCGGTGCCGGTTTCATTCCCAAAAACCTCGACCTGTCGGTCGTCGACCAATGCCTCGCCGTCGACAACGACGCCGCTATCGCTATGGCACATCGGTTAATGAAAGAGGAAGGGATTCTTGCCGGCATCTCCTCCGGCGCCGCCGTCGCCGCGGCATTAGAGCTGGCTAATAAGCCAGAGAACAATGGCAAGACAATCGTCGTCATCCTGCCGGATTCTGGCGAGCGCTACCTGTCGACGGCACTCTTCGAAGGTCAGTTCAGCGAGCAGGAAACAGTACAGTAA
- a CDS encoding AAA family ATPase — protein MKQFQSTEQYVATDDLAMAVNAAITLQRPLLIKGEPGTGKTMLAEQVAQGLGMKLIQWHVKSTTKAQQGLYEYDAVSRLRDSQLGDDRVHDIGNYIKKGKLWEAFDADEQVVLLIDEIDKADIEFPNDLLVELDKMEFHVYETGETVKAKVRPVIIITSNNEKELPDAFLRRCFFHYINFPDKATMRKIVDVHYPNLKPELLSEALESFFDLREVPGLKKKPSTSELIDWLKLLMADDMPDEILKNRDQKKAIPPLHGALVKNEQDVSLLERLAFLNRRDGRR, from the coding sequence ATGAAGCAGTTTCAGAGTACCGAACAATACGTCGCAACAGACGACTTGGCGATGGCCGTCAATGCAGCGATTACCTTGCAGCGGCCACTATTGATTAAGGGCGAGCCAGGCACGGGTAAGACCATGTTGGCAGAGCAGGTTGCACAAGGCCTCGGCATGAAGCTGATTCAATGGCACGTAAAATCAACCACTAAGGCGCAACAGGGCCTCTATGAGTACGACGCGGTTAGCCGCTTACGTGACTCGCAACTGGGCGATGACCGTGTTCATGACATCGGTAACTACATCAAGAAGGGCAAGCTCTGGGAGGCTTTCGATGCCGATGAGCAAGTCGTATTATTGATTGATGAGATCGATAAGGCAGACATCGAGTTTCCTAACGATTTGTTGGTGGAGCTCGATAAGATGGAGTTTCATGTCTACGAGACCGGTGAAACGGTCAAGGCAAAAGTCCGCCCGGTGATCATTATTACCAGTAATAACGAGAAGGAGCTGCCTGATGCGTTCCTGCGTCGCTGTTTTTTCCACTATATCAACTTCCCGGACAAGGCGACGATGCGCAAGATCGTCGACGTGCATTACCCTAACTTAAAACCTGAGTTGCTCTCTGAGGCGCTTGAGTCGTTCTTTGATCTTCGAGAAGTGCCGGGGTTGAAGAAGAAGCCCTCTACCTCTGAGTTAATCGATTGGTTGAAGCTGTTGATGGCCGACGATATGCCTGATGAGATCCTAAAGAACCGCGATCAAAAGAAAGCAATCCCACCGCTACATGGTGCCCTAGTGAAGAACGAGCAGGATGTATCGCTGTTGGAGCGCCTCGCTTTTCTGAACCGTAGAGACGGGCGCAGGTAG
- a CDS encoding Dps family protein gives MNSATNLIGLDHEKSQQLVIELNTLLASYQVHYMNSRGYHWNIKGQGFFELHEKFEEIYTDLQQKIDEIAERILTLGSTPDHSYSVYANNSLIEEHTRAYDAKSCMQGLQAGFSQLISFQRKVLNLAAEADDEGTAALMSDYIREQEKLQWMISAYLQ, from the coding sequence ATGAATTCAGCAACAAACCTAATCGGTCTAGACCACGAAAAATCACAGCAGCTTGTCATCGAGCTCAACACACTGCTGGCCAGCTACCAAGTTCACTATATGAATAGCCGCGGCTACCACTGGAACATCAAAGGTCAGGGCTTTTTCGAACTGCACGAGAAGTTCGAGGAGATCTATACCGACCTGCAACAGAAGATCGACGAGATCGCCGAGCGAATTCTCACCCTCGGTAGCACCCCCGATCACAGTTACAGCGTCTACGCGAACAACAGCCTAATCGAAGAGCACACCCGCGCCTACGACGCAAAGTCATGCATGCAGGGCCTGCAAGCTGGCTTTAGCCAACTGATCAGTTTTCAGCGAAAGGTGCTCAACCTAGCCGCTGAAGCGGACGATGAAGGCACCGCCGCCCTGATGAGCGACTATATACGCGAGCAGGAAAAGCTACAGTGGATGATCAGCGCCTACCTGCAATAG
- a CDS encoding vWA domain-containing protein, whose translation MLINFFYTLKQAGVPVTLRELLDLLEALKRHVVFADVDEFYFLSRVILCKDEKYFDRFDRAFSVYFKDLQSIDDLIEALIPDDWMRQEFEKFLSDEEKAKVESLGGLEELMKQFKERLEEQNERHEGGNKWVGTGGTSPFGHGGYNPEGIRVGGPGKHGKAVKVWEKRQFKDLDDSVELGTRNIKVALRRLRKFARTGAAEELDIDDTIRSTARNAGLLDIKMLQERHNAVKVLLFFDIGGSMDPHIQVCEELFSAARAEFKHMEYFYFHNFLYDDVWTSNERRQQQRSKLTEVLNTFGSDYKVIFVGDAAMSPYEIAQAGGSVEYWNEEPGYVWFNRLKAQFDKVVWINPLPTREWEWTQSVGMVKELVEDQMYPMTVGGLEEAMGYLSK comes from the coding sequence GTGTTAATTAATTTCTTCTACACACTGAAGCAAGCGGGTGTACCGGTGACACTGCGTGAGTTGCTCGATTTACTCGAGGCACTCAAGCGGCACGTTGTCTTTGCCGATGTTGATGAGTTTTATTTTCTGTCGCGAGTCATCTTGTGCAAAGATGAAAAATACTTCGATCGCTTTGATCGTGCTTTTAGCGTCTATTTTAAAGACCTTCAGAGTATCGATGATTTAATCGAGGCGTTGATTCCCGATGACTGGATGCGCCAGGAGTTTGAAAAATTCCTCAGCGATGAGGAGAAGGCCAAAGTTGAATCGTTAGGTGGTCTCGAAGAGCTCATGAAACAGTTCAAAGAGCGACTCGAAGAGCAGAACGAGCGTCATGAAGGCGGCAACAAGTGGGTGGGTACCGGCGGTACTTCACCCTTTGGGCACGGTGGTTATAACCCTGAAGGCATACGTGTCGGCGGCCCGGGTAAGCACGGTAAAGCGGTCAAGGTGTGGGAAAAGCGCCAATTCAAAGACCTCGATGACAGCGTCGAGCTCGGTACGCGAAACATCAAGGTTGCGTTGCGTCGCTTGCGTAAGTTTGCTCGTACCGGTGCAGCAGAAGAGCTGGATATTGACGACACGATACGCTCGACCGCACGCAATGCCGGCTTGTTAGATATCAAAATGCTGCAGGAGCGTCATAACGCCGTCAAAGTGTTGTTGTTCTTTGATATCGGCGGCTCGATGGATCCCCATATTCAAGTCTGTGAGGAGCTGTTCTCGGCGGCCAGGGCTGAGTTCAAGCACATGGAATATTTCTACTTTCATAACTTTCTTTACGACGATGTGTGGACCAGTAACGAGCGCCGACAGCAGCAACGCAGTAAATTGACGGAGGTGTTGAATACTTTTGGCAGTGACTACAAGGTGATCTTTGTCGGTGATGCGGCGATGTCGCCCTACGAGATCGCCCAGGCCGGTGGCAGTGTCGAGTACTGGAACGAAGAGCCGGGTTATGTCTGGTTTAATCGTTTGAAAGCGCAGTTCGACAAGGTCGTGTGGATTAATCCGCTACCCACGCGAGAGTGGGAGTGGACGCAGTCAGTGGGGATGGTGAAAGAGCTGGTTGAAGACCAGATGTACCCAATGACGGTGGGTGGCCTCGAGGAAGCGATGGGCTATTTGAGCAAGTAA